One genomic segment of Marinitoga piezophila KA3 includes these proteins:
- a CDS encoding STAS domain-containing protein, with protein sequence MDFTVDFSEKDSYYLIKVEGEIDAYHSATFKQKVKEKFAEPKFTKFVIDMSAVSYIDSAGLGAVVSLLKEARNLNKELVLAGLQSQVRKIFEMTKLDKIVKIVDTVEEA encoded by the coding sequence ATGGATTTCACAGTTGATTTCTCAGAAAAGGACTCCTATTATTTAATAAAGGTTGAAGGTGAAATTGATGCTTATCATTCCGCAACGTTTAAACAAAAGGTAAAAGAGAAATTTGCTGAACCTAAATTTACTAAGTTTGTGATTGATATGTCAGCGGTTTCATATATTGACAGTGCTGGATTAGGGGCAGTTGTAAGTTTATTAAAAGAAGCAAGAAATCTTAATAAAGAACTTGTTTTAGCAGGATTACAATCACAGGTTAGAAAGATTTTTGAAATGACAAAGCTCGATAAAATCGTTAAAATTGTAGATACTGTTGAAGAAGCTTAA
- a CDS encoding ABC transporter ATP-binding protein has product MSILKIKDLIFSYNNHFKLNISEMYLEKGEFVSIIGPNGSGKTTILKLLTGLEKPMKGNIYVENKSIYEYSKKELFKKIAVVPQEFFTSFDFKVEDIISSGRIPYAGLVSVEENNKVMEETMKKTNTYVFKNRVYNYLSGGEKQRVMLTRALVQQTDILLLDEFVSQIDPGFTQQLIRMVKNEVVENNKGILAIFHDINIASLYSDRIYILKNGEIKYSGTPEKVITRKIMKEIFDIECFIVEHPFKNKPQVIFEY; this is encoded by the coding sequence ATGAGTATTTTAAAGATAAAAGATCTTATCTTTTCATATAACAATCATTTTAAATTGAATATTTCTGAAATGTATCTTGAAAAAGGTGAATTTGTTTCTATAATAGGGCCAAATGGTTCAGGGAAAACAACTATATTAAAACTTTTAACTGGTTTAGAAAAACCAATGAAAGGGAATATATATGTTGAAAATAAATCTATTTATGAATATTCCAAAAAAGAATTGTTTAAAAAGATTGCTGTTGTTCCACAGGAATTCTTTACATCATTTGATTTTAAAGTGGAAGATATTATTTCTTCTGGAAGAATTCCATATGCGGGTTTAGTATCAGTTGAGGAAAATAACAAAGTAATGGAAGAAACAATGAAAAAAACAAATACATATGTTTTTAAGAATAGAGTATATAATTATTTAAGTGGTGGTGAAAAGCAACGCGTGATGTTAACGCGTGCTCTGGTTCAACAGACCGATATTTTATTACTTGATGAATTTGTTTCTCAAATAGATCCAGGATTTACCCAGCAATTAATAAGAATGGTGAAAAATGAAGTTGTAGAAAATAATAAAGGAATACTGGCAATATTCCACGATATTAATATTGCATCATTGTATTCTGATAGAATATATATTTTAAAAAATGGTGAAATAAAGTATTCAGGAACGCCTGAAAAAGTAATTACCAGGAAAATAATGAAAGAAATTTTTGATATAGAATGTTTTATTGTGGAGCATCCTTTCAAAAATAAGCCACAGGTGATTTTTGAGTATTAA
- a CDS encoding ABC transporter substrate-binding protein, whose amino-acid sequence MKKVFLATLLLLSFMAFAFQSVTLVDDLGRVVVFDKEVERIVVAAPAISDFIVKLGAKDKVVGVTDFDSYITDVEKIGNMVPLNVEKIVSLNPDVVLLTGGFQEGEVSKLEKFGIKAFVINPTTLNEMFRDLSLVGVILGKEKTAQDYSFKLRQRMLNIAKNTFTWKEKPRVIYLSAYGSVSQMWTCGTGAYLNELIAYAGGINVTAPYTGNNGWFAVGPEFVIKEDPDIILVPSYYPGDKGAYDLIMNAEQFKDIKAVKNKKVFIIDGNKASLPNTGLIDLLGELNKLFSENR is encoded by the coding sequence ATGAAGAAGGTATTTTTGGCAACGCTGTTGTTATTATCTTTTATGGCATTTGCTTTTCAATCTGTGACACTTGTAGATGATCTTGGAAGGGTTGTTGTATTTGATAAAGAGGTAGAAAGGATTGTTGTAGCTGCACCAGCTATTTCTGATTTTATTGTAAAGCTTGGTGCTAAGGATAAAGTTGTTGGAGTTACTGATTTTGATTCCTATATTACAGATGTTGAGAAAATAGGAAATATGGTTCCGCTAAATGTTGAAAAAATTGTATCTTTAAATCCTGATGTTGTATTATTAACCGGGGGATTTCAGGAAGGGGAAGTTTCAAAGCTTGAAAAATTTGGAATAAAGGCTTTTGTTATAAATCCAACTACTTTAAATGAAATGTTCAGGGATTTATCTCTTGTAGGTGTAATTCTTGGGAAGGAAAAAACTGCACAGGATTATTCATTTAAGTTAAGACAGAGAATGTTGAATATAGCCAAAAATACATTTACATGGAAAGAGAAACCAAGAGTTATATATCTTTCTGCATATGGTAGTGTTTCACAGATGTGGACATGTGGAACTGGAGCATATTTAAATGAATTAATTGCATATGCTGGTGGTATTAATGTAACTGCTCCATATACAGGAAATAATGGATGGTTTGCAGTGGGTCCGGAATTTGTAATTAAGGAAGATCCTGATATAATTCTTGTTCCTTCATATTATCCTGGGGATAAAGGAGCATATGATTTAATTATGAATGCTGAACAATTTAAAGATATAAAAGCTGTAAAAAACAAGAAAGTATTTATCATAGACGGAAATAAGGCTTCTTTACCAAATACAGGATTAATAGACTTATTGGGAGAGCTAAATAAACTCTTCAGTGAAAATAGATGA
- the flgG gene encoding flagellar basal-body rod protein FlgG — translation MLVSLYSASTGMIAQQRRLDTVSNNLANVDTTGYKAQRIEFQDLLYTPIKEAGTPTAQNSMLPTGEYVGHGVRIAATNRIFTQGNIEQTGGTFDLAIFGDGFFQVQMQDGRIAYTRDGAFKIDANGRLVNSNGLLMVPNITIPANATGVNISPDGIVSAKLPDGTTQNVGNITLVKFVNPAGLKAIGNNLYLATDASGVATEGIPNQDGYGSIEQGSLEKSNVDVVKEMVNMIVAQRTYDLNARAVQTADDFLRTVGTLKR, via the coding sequence ATGTTAGTATCATTATATTCTGCATCAACAGGAATGATTGCTCAACAGAGAAGACTTGATACTGTATCAAACAATCTTGCTAACGTTGACACAACAGGTTATAAAGCTCAAAGGATTGAGTTTCAGGACTTGTTATACACACCTATAAAAGAAGCTGGAACACCTACAGCACAAAACTCAATGCTACCAACTGGAGAATATGTTGGTCATGGTGTTAGAATAGCAGCAACAAATAGAATATTCACACAGGGAAACATTGAACAAACTGGTGGAACATTTGATTTAGCCATTTTCGGAGACGGTTTCTTTCAGGTACAAATGCAGGACGGAAGAATTGCATATACAAGAGACGGTGCATTTAAAATCGATGCAAATGGAAGGCTTGTTAATTCAAACGGTCTTTTGATGGTTCCAAATATTACAATACCAGCAAACGCAACAGGTGTAAATATATCACCTGATGGAATTGTAAGTGCAAAATTACCAGATGGAACAACTCAAAACGTTGGTAATATAACATTGGTAAAATTTGTAAATCCAGCTGGATTAAAGGCTATTGGAAATAATCTTTATCTTGCAACAGATGCTTCAGGTGTAGCAACTGAAGGTATACCAAACCAGGACGGCTACGGTTCAATTGAACAGGGTTCTCTTGAAAAATCAAATGTGGATGTAGTAAAAGAAATGGTAAATATGATTGTTGCTCAAAGAACATATGATTTAAATGCCAGAGCTGTTCAAACGGCAGATGATTTCTTAAGAACGGTGGGAACACTTAAGAGATAA
- a CDS encoding mechanosensitive ion channel family protein encodes MNIDVNLIVDYAIRIGISIIVLFLSKYFSKIAYKTIVTVTEKTGKELEYKNTLKVLTNIVSYTLGGFIILSLIFKDFMPFLTGLGVSGVIVAFAIQEPLSNFICGILLMFSKTIKEKDIVEVNGISGIIDQIDLNHTILKTFDGKLIRIPNKTIWNSSITNFWPEDIRRNEINIGVSYDTDLNKFLNIIDEYLNSSSLIYRDENHKPWVLFSGFNSSSIDFSLKFWLKKEVYFENPNKIAAEIHKLLNEHNIEIPFTQIDVNLKNNANL; translated from the coding sequence ATGAATATCGATGTTAATCTAATAGTAGATTATGCAATACGTATAGGAATAAGTATTATAGTCTTATTTCTTTCAAAATACTTTTCCAAAATTGCATATAAAACTATTGTTACCGTAACAGAAAAAACGGGAAAAGAACTTGAATATAAAAATACGTTAAAAGTATTAACAAATATAGTATCTTATACCCTTGGTGGTTTTATTATATTATCCCTCATATTTAAAGATTTTATGCCGTTTCTTACAGGACTTGGAGTTTCAGGTGTTATTGTGGCATTTGCAATTCAAGAACCTTTATCTAATTTTATTTGTGGAATATTATTAATGTTTTCAAAAACAATAAAAGAAAAAGATATTGTTGAAGTTAATGGAATATCTGGAATAATAGATCAAATAGACTTGAATCATACAATACTAAAAACCTTTGATGGAAAACTTATAAGAATTCCAAACAAAACAATCTGGAACAGTTCAATAACAAATTTCTGGCCTGAAGACATACGAAGAAACGAGATAAATATTGGAGTTTCTTATGATACAGACCTGAATAAATTCCTTAATATTATAGATGAATATTTAAATTCTTCCTCTTTAATATATAGAGATGAAAATCATAAACCATGGGTTTTATTTTCTGGATTTAATTCATCATCAATTGACTTTTCTTTAAAATTCTGGCTTAAAAAAGAAGTTTATTTCGAAAATCCAAATAAAATTGCAGCAGAAATACATAAATTACTTAATGAACATAATATAGAAATTCCATTTACTCAAATAGACGTTAACTTAAAAAACAACGCCAACCTTTAA
- the flgF gene encoding flagellar basal-body rod protein FlgF, with the protein MTRGLYFSTMGMLANMAQLDNISNNLANADTAGYKKDEIMFKAYLEKEFRNYDSTDINRGKHVGYMETALIADETKPILEQGQITTTNNPLDFAIFGDGFFKVMRNNNIYYSRNGEFNRNDKGFLVTSEGDYVLDENNKPIQIPQNFNVDEKGNIYNGNQLTGQKIAIVNLENPSKFGINLFTGNEIKADNFRIIQGSIEKSNVNTLKEMINLINANRAFNILEKSVTTQDTMTGKVIESAQRI; encoded by the coding sequence ATGACAAGAGGTTTATATTTCTCAACAATGGGAATGCTTGCCAACATGGCTCAACTGGATAATATTTCAAATAATCTTGCAAATGCTGATACTGCAGGATATAAAAAAGATGAAATAATGTTTAAAGCCTATCTTGAAAAAGAATTTAGAAATTATGATTCTACCGATATAAACCGCGGAAAACATGTTGGTTATATGGAAACTGCTTTAATTGCCGATGAAACAAAACCCATATTGGAGCAAGGACAGATAACAACAACAAATAATCCTTTAGATTTTGCAATTTTTGGAGATGGCTTTTTTAAAGTTATGAGAAATAACAACATTTATTATTCAAGAAATGGAGAATTCAATAGAAATGATAAAGGATTTTTAGTTACTTCTGAAGGCGATTATGTTTTAGACGAAAATAATAAACCTATACAAATTCCACAAAATTTCAATGTTGATGAAAAAGGAAATATTTACAATGGTAATCAATTAACAGGTCAAAAAATAGCAATAGTAAATCTTGAAAACCCTTCAAAATTTGGAATAAATCTCTTTACAGGAAATGAAATAAAAGCTGATAATTTCAGGATTATTCAGGGAAGTATAGAAAAATCAAATGTGAATACCTTAAAAGAAATGATAAATCTTATAAATGCTAATAGAGCATTTAATATTTTAGAAAAATCTGTAACTACCCAGGACACAATGACAGGTAAGGTAATAGAAAGCGCTCAAAGAATTTAA
- a CDS encoding KamA family radical SAM protein produces MSKVKYLVKIDQVEQLSQEEKEQLKKVTEKYKFRANDYYLGLINWEDPNDPIRNLIIPQMGELEEWGRLDASNEKSYTISKGLQHKYRDTALLLVNDVCGGFCRFCFRKRLFINVGAEVVRDVSEDLEYIRQHKEITNVLLTGGDPLLLATEKLENIIKQIREIEHVQIIRIGSKMVAFNPHRIIDDPKLIEMIKKYSTDEKKIYIMTQFNHPNEITDVAIKAVNMLLKAGAILANQTPLIKGVNADYKTLEALFKKLSFIGVPPYYVFQGRPVAGNKPFAVPVEEGYQIFLKAIMNVSGLAKRAKFAMSHETGKIEVAGLTKEHIIFRYQRAHDPNNAGKFMVYKRNPNAYWLDDYKELVEEFVVENPQP; encoded by the coding sequence TTGAGTAAGGTAAAGTATTTAGTAAAAATTGATCAGGTGGAACAATTATCACAGGAAGAGAAAGAACAGTTAAAAAAAGTAACTGAAAAATACAAATTTAGAGCAAATGATTATTATCTTGGATTAATTAATTGGGAGGATCCCAATGATCCTATAAGGAATTTGATAATTCCGCAAATGGGTGAATTGGAAGAATGGGGAAGATTAGATGCATCCAATGAGAAGTCATATACCATAAGCAAAGGATTGCAGCATAAATATAGAGATACAGCTTTGCTTTTGGTAAATGATGTATGTGGAGGTTTTTGTAGATTCTGTTTTAGAAAAAGATTGTTTATAAATGTTGGTGCAGAGGTTGTTAGAGATGTAAGTGAAGACCTTGAATATATAAGACAACATAAGGAAATAACAAATGTATTATTAACAGGTGGAGATCCATTATTGCTTGCAACTGAAAAGCTGGAAAATATTATAAAACAGATTAGAGAAATTGAACATGTTCAGATTATAAGAATTGGATCAAAGATGGTTGCATTTAATCCACATAGAATTATTGACGATCCAAAATTAATTGAAATGATTAAAAAATATTCAACTGATGAAAAGAAGATATATATTATGACACAGTTTAATCATCCAAATGAAATAACTGATGTAGCAATTAAAGCTGTAAATATGTTATTAAAAGCAGGAGCAATTTTAGCCAACCAGACACCGTTAATTAAAGGTGTAAATGCTGATTATAAGACATTGGAAGCATTGTTTAAAAAGCTTTCATTTATAGGTGTTCCACCATATTATGTATTTCAGGGAAGACCTGTTGCTGGTAATAAACCATTTGCAGTGCCTGTTGAAGAAGGATATCAAATTTTCTTAAAGGCTATTATGAATGTTTCTGGACTTGCTAAGAGAGCTAAATTTGCTATGTCTCATGAAACAGGTAAGATTGAAGTTGCAGGACTTACAAAAGAGCATATTATCTTTAGATATCAAAGGGCACATGATCCTAATAATGCAGGTAAGTTTATGGTATATAAAAGAAATCCAAATGCATATTGGCTTGATGATTATAAGGAACTTGTTGAAGAATTCGTTGTTGAAAATCCACAACCATAA
- a CDS encoding FecCD family ABC transporter permease: MFFSIILFVSLGTINIPFVEVIKGFFNLSENTLYNRIIFNLRLPRVLGTLLIGAILAVAGNDFQMIIKNPLADPFIIGISSGASFGAILYTALKSVYGLELPFGIEMFSFISAIIATFITFLLAKEGKKIPVISLILSGVIVGFTFNSVSTLLTVLFWQNLLHINFWLMGSTGNIVWGDLYLLLFFLILQITVNFVFHKKIEVVAMGDDISVYSGVNPEKIKILVLLINVFAVAVVVSKAGIIGFVGLIIPHLVRKLTGPGIRYSTLGSIIYGGIFLGFADLFSRYLFRPTELPIGVTTSIVGAPIFIIIMKRGRKI; encoded by the coding sequence GTGTTTTTTTCTATAATTCTTTTTGTTTCACTTGGAACTATAAATATTCCATTTGTTGAGGTAATAAAAGGATTTTTTAATTTATCTGAAAATACATTGTACAATAGAATAATATTTAATTTAAGATTGCCTCGTGTTTTAGGAACATTGCTTATAGGGGCAATACTTGCCGTTGCAGGGAATGATTTTCAAATGATAATAAAAAATCCACTTGCAGATCCGTTTATTATTGGTATTTCTTCAGGGGCAAGTTTTGGAGCTATATTATACACCGCTTTAAAAAGTGTATATGGTCTTGAATTACCTTTTGGAATAGAGATGTTTTCGTTTATTTCAGCGATTATAGCAACATTTATTACCTTTTTATTAGCAAAAGAAGGGAAAAAAATTCCTGTTATATCTTTAATTTTAAGTGGTGTGATTGTTGGATTTACATTTAATTCAGTTTCGACATTATTGACAGTTTTATTCTGGCAAAATTTATTGCATATAAACTTCTGGCTAATGGGAAGTACAGGAAATATAGTCTGGGGAGATTTATATCTTCTATTGTTTTTTTTGATTTTACAAATTACTGTGAATTTTGTATTTCATAAAAAAATTGAAGTGGTAGCAATGGGAGACGATATTTCGGTTTATTCTGGAGTTAATCCCGAGAAAATAAAAATTTTAGTACTTTTAATTAATGTTTTTGCAGTTGCTGTTGTTGTTTCCAAAGCAGGGATTATAGGTTTTGTAGGTTTGATAATTCCACATCTGGTGAGGAAATTAACAGGTCCTGGAATTAGATATTCAACATTGGGATCTATTATTTATGGAGGAATATTTCTCGGGTTTGCCGATTTGTTTTCAAGATACCTTTTTAGACCTACAGAGCTTCCAATTGGTGTAACTACTTCTATAGTAGGGGCTCCTATATTCATAATTATCATGAAAAGAGGAAGAAAGATATGA
- a CDS encoding adenosylhomocysteinase: MDLVESGRKKIEWVKQHMKVLNTLKEMYMDEQPFKGINVAMSIHLEAKTAYTAVVLHELGANVAITSSNPLSTQDDVAEALKTYGVNVYAKRSTDEELYWKNIDKVLEIKPNIVIDDGADLGIRIVEKFPELLENIWGINEETTTGIKRYKALLNDGKLPVPVIDINDSYMKYLFDNRYGTGQSTWDGIIRSTNLTVAGKNVVVAGYGWCGKGVAMRAKGLGARVIVTEVDPIKAIEAVMDGFSVMPMDEAAKIGDFFVTVTGDIDVITEKHFMMMKDGVVLANAGHFDIEVKVADLERINTEKKEVRPGVTQYTMPNGNKLYLLGMGRLVNLVNGDGHPVEIMDLSFSLQLEGAKYIKEHKGEIEVSVRPVPYEVDLNIAKIKLKTMGIDIDELTPEQIEYLNSWK, encoded by the coding sequence ATGGATTTAGTAGAATCAGGAAGAAAGAAGATTGAATGGGTTAAACAGCACATGAAGGTTTTAAATACTTTAAAAGAAATGTATATGGATGAACAACCTTTTAAAGGAATTAATGTGGCAATGAGTATTCATTTAGAGGCAAAAACAGCATATACAGCTGTTGTTTTACATGAGCTTGGTGCAAATGTTGCTATTACAAGTAGTAATCCTTTGTCCACGCAAGATGATGTTGCTGAAGCGTTGAAGACATATGGTGTAAATGTATATGCAAAAAGATCAACAGATGAAGAATTATATTGGAAAAATATAGATAAAGTTCTTGAAATTAAACCTAATATTGTTATAGATGATGGTGCAGATCTTGGAATTAGAATAGTTGAAAAATTTCCAGAATTGCTTGAGAATATTTGGGGGATTAATGAAGAAACGACTACAGGGATAAAGCGATATAAGGCGCTTTTAAATGATGGGAAATTGCCAGTTCCTGTAATAGATATAAATGATTCATATATGAAATATCTTTTTGATAATAGGTATGGAACAGGGCAATCAACATGGGATGGAATAATAAGATCAACCAATCTTACAGTAGCGGGTAAAAATGTTGTTGTAGCTGGATATGGCTGGTGTGGTAAAGGTGTTGCAATGAGAGCCAAAGGGTTAGGAGCAAGGGTAATAGTAACAGAAGTTGATCCAATAAAGGCAATAGAAGCTGTAATGGATGGATTTTCTGTAATGCCAATGGATGAAGCAGCAAAAATTGGAGATTTCTTTGTTACTGTAACAGGAGATATTGATGTAATAACTGAAAAACACTTTATGATGATGAAAGATGGAGTTGTTTTAGCTAATGCAGGACATTTCGATATTGAAGTAAAGGTTGCAGATCTTGAAAGAATAAATACAGAAAAGAAAGAGGTAAGACCGGGTGTAACTCAATATACAATGCCAAATGGAAATAAATTGTATTTACTTGGAATGGGGAGACTTGTAAATCTTGTAAATGGCGATGGACATCCAGTAGAAATAATGGACTTATCTTTCTCTTTACAATTAGAAGGTGCAAAATATATTAAAGAACATAAAGGCGAAATAGAAGTTTCTGTAAGACCTGTTCCTTATGAAGTGGATTTAAATATTGCGAAGATAAAATTAAAGACTATGGGAATAGATATAGACGAATTAACTCCTGAACAAATTGAATACTTAAATAGTTGGAAATAA